In Capsicum annuum cultivar UCD-10X-F1 chromosome 7, UCD10Xv1.1, whole genome shotgun sequence, one genomic interval encodes:
- the LOC107856350 gene encoding uncharacterized protein LOC107856350 isoform X2 has product MNQPVQGESSSAPAVLPLKRRRGRPRKDPSLKRVQVRPQVPPPFQLMQEVQPQQVNINDVNNGMIGQAVTGVVEAAFDAGFLLSVRIGDSNTNYRGLVFKPGHYVPVTAANDVAPHVQMIRRNEVRPPAENQPQMHGQRTERNGSLNLGSRSSKGKQIVMHPSVPPVGSRGTLVPVVLQPVNLTNGRASGQNPASQASNRESSREREVQIVKPLAMLPPEGPVTPGQLPPEPTHETLTSQTQVGSKVATGQKEDGSLSKGTEVVQGKEVKPVVSTNVTMPAAVAKVSQQSGPAPKKDTGNNEASHEVSAERPPVLPKQGTMNQVPSAKPSEPVNPPLHTQAASVAKPLMNYGTGRMTELLQAVQENLMENQLHRAGESGLGAMTSPTTDGSKEETSVQ; this is encoded by the exons ATGAATCAACCTGTTCAAGGGGAAAGCTCCAGTGCTCCTGCTGTCCTTCCTTTGAAGCGAAGAAGGGGTCGCCCTCGTAAAGATCCTAGCTTAAAGCGTGTTCAAGTTCGTCCACAAGTTCCTCCACCCTTTCAACTAATGCAAGAAGTTCAACCACAACAAGTAAATATAAATGATGTAAATAATGGGATGATAGGTCAGGCTGTTACAGGGGTTGTTGAGGCTGCATTTGATGCCGGTTTTTTGCTCAGTGTTAGAATTGGCGACTCCAATACGAACTACAGGGGTCTTGTTTTTAAGCCAGGACATTATGTTCCTGTCACAGCAGCAAATGATGTAGCCCCACATGTTCAGATGATAAGAAGAAATGAGGTCCGTCCTCCGGCTGAAAACCAGCCTCAGATGCATGGCCAGAGGACCGAGCGGAATGGATCACTTAATCTTGGATCTAGGTCCTCAAAAGGCAAACAGATAGTAATGCATCCTTCAGTCCCTCCAGTGGGTTCCAGAGGCACACTAGTTCCTGTTGTGCTACAGCCTGTCAATTTAACAAATGGACGAGCATCTGGTCAAAATCCTGCATCCCAAGCTTCTAACAGGGAGTCTTCGAGGGAGAGAGAGGTCCAGATAGTTAAGCCATTAGCTATGCTGCCACCTGAAGGACCAGTAACCCCCGGTCAGTTACCACCTGAACCAACTCATGAAACACTTACTTCACAAACTCAAGTCGGCAGCAAAGTAGCAACTGGGCAGAAAGAAGATGGCTCTCTTAGCAAGGGAACAGAAGTAGTGCAAGGGAAAGAGGTGAAGCCAGTTGTATCAACCAACGTAACAATGCCCGCTGCAGTGGCCAAGGTGTCTCAACAATCTGGGCCAGCACCAAAAAAAGATACTGGAAATAATGAGGCTTCTCACGAGGTGTCAGCAGAACGTCCACCTGTGCTGCCAAAACAAGGTACCATGAATCAGGTTCCCTCAGCAAAACCCAGTGAACCAGTAAACCCCCCTCTTCATACCCAGGCTGCATCCGTTGCAAAGCCGTTGATGAATTATGGCACTGGCAGGATGACCGAACTTCTACAG GCTGTCCAGGAAAATCTGATGGAGAACCAGTTGCATCGTGCTGGAGAATCAGGACTTGGTGCAATGACGAGTCCAACAACTGATGGCAGTAAAGAGGAGACAAGCGTTCAGTAG
- the LOC107856350 gene encoding uncharacterized protein LOC107856350 isoform X1: MNQPVQGESSSAPAVLPLKRRRGRPRKDPSLKRVQVRPQVPPPFQLMQEVQPQQVNINDVNNGMIGQAVTGVVEAAFDAGFLLSVRIGDSNTNYRGLVFKPGHYVPVTAANDVAPHVQMIRRNEVRPPAENQPQMHGQRTERNGSLNLGSRSSKGKQIVMHPSVPPVGSRGTLVPVVLQPVNLTNGRASGQNPASQASNRESSREREVQIVKPLAMLPPEGPVTPGQLPPEPTHETLTSQTQVGSKVATGQKEDGSLSKGTEVVQGKEVKPVVSTNVTMPAAVAKVSQQSGPAPKKDTGNNEASHEVSAERPPVLPKQGTMNQVPSAKPSEPVNPPLHTQAASVAKPLMNYGTGRMTELLQSWNFSCMKAVQENLMENQLHRAGESGLGAMTSPTTDGSKEETSVQ; this comes from the exons ATGAATCAACCTGTTCAAGGGGAAAGCTCCAGTGCTCCTGCTGTCCTTCCTTTGAAGCGAAGAAGGGGTCGCCCTCGTAAAGATCCTAGCTTAAAGCGTGTTCAAGTTCGTCCACAAGTTCCTCCACCCTTTCAACTAATGCAAGAAGTTCAACCACAACAAGTAAATATAAATGATGTAAATAATGGGATGATAGGTCAGGCTGTTACAGGGGTTGTTGAGGCTGCATTTGATGCCGGTTTTTTGCTCAGTGTTAGAATTGGCGACTCCAATACGAACTACAGGGGTCTTGTTTTTAAGCCAGGACATTATGTTCCTGTCACAGCAGCAAATGATGTAGCCCCACATGTTCAGATGATAAGAAGAAATGAGGTCCGTCCTCCGGCTGAAAACCAGCCTCAGATGCATGGCCAGAGGACCGAGCGGAATGGATCACTTAATCTTGGATCTAGGTCCTCAAAAGGCAAACAGATAGTAATGCATCCTTCAGTCCCTCCAGTGGGTTCCAGAGGCACACTAGTTCCTGTTGTGCTACAGCCTGTCAATTTAACAAATGGACGAGCATCTGGTCAAAATCCTGCATCCCAAGCTTCTAACAGGGAGTCTTCGAGGGAGAGAGAGGTCCAGATAGTTAAGCCATTAGCTATGCTGCCACCTGAAGGACCAGTAACCCCCGGTCAGTTACCACCTGAACCAACTCATGAAACACTTACTTCACAAACTCAAGTCGGCAGCAAAGTAGCAACTGGGCAGAAAGAAGATGGCTCTCTTAGCAAGGGAACAGAAGTAGTGCAAGGGAAAGAGGTGAAGCCAGTTGTATCAACCAACGTAACAATGCCCGCTGCAGTGGCCAAGGTGTCTCAACAATCTGGGCCAGCACCAAAAAAAGATACTGGAAATAATGAGGCTTCTCACGAGGTGTCAGCAGAACGTCCACCTGTGCTGCCAAAACAAGGTACCATGAATCAGGTTCCCTCAGCAAAACCCAGTGAACCAGTAAACCCCCCTCTTCATACCCAGGCTGCATCCGTTGCAAAGCCGTTGATGAATTATGGCACTGGCAGGATGACCGAACTTCTACAG TCCTGGAACTTTTCCTGCATGAAGGCTGTCCAGGAAAATCTGATGGAGAACCAGTTGCATCGTGCTGGAGAATCAGGACTTGGTGCAATGACGAGTCCAACAACTGATGGCAGTAAAGAGGAGACAAGCGTTCAGTAG
- the LOC107856367 gene encoding uncharacterized protein LOC107856367 isoform X2, whose amino-acid sequence MGQVFSLPSTGLTRILIVISLFSILGLAIVLKRAKMTKKGSRESNVAHGGLIETLVILSEDLVQVVAKGVVVSADNIPGHFNGDNIGTVCSNITYPECKTKDMKATKSKLSTMDGDKASKERYAQDGLINKQSNCRESHESLKERTIFEVQGSSSNLDVSVTRANAIENVNFKTNSELSSNGISSGSPPLSSTKLNGRDNERHSHEQQTPGKNPCLGSTSSGAPTTSVSCVSSSSDPADLVPSCGSIQNASTKESKLNPGAKIFSPSALQHRTVTPPVIPTITYMPDSCLVVPVATVEPEVEIIPFSPRPSVPIKFVPYNNLAVVNGDLDVQYAQPTIGYMGSRTQPARYASQYHHLQAANGYVHPNSQNAMVGRLGPLVYMHPLSHDIVQSAVGFSQVSSRPPLIPHQIHPPKHQVSTTPQALQLYVTSPVITGLQPFTMPSIPITQPSFPVMRPMQVPESDGFLPIKFA is encoded by the exons ATGGGTCAAGTGTTTAGCTTACCAAGTACGGGACTTACAAGAATCCTTATTGTCATCTCTCTCTTTTCGATTCTTGGATTAGCTATTGTTTTGAAGAGGGCAAAGATGACTAAGAAGGGTAGTCGAGAGTCGAATGTTGCACATGGAGGTTTGATAGAAACACTCGTAATTCTGTCCGAAGATCTTGTCCAAGTTGTCGCAAAG GGGGTTGTGGTATCTGCTGATAATATTCCAGGACATTTCAATGGAGATAATATAGGTACCGTTTGTAGCAATATCACTTATCCCGAATGCAAGACGAAGGATATGAAAGCAACAAAGTCCAAGTTGTCTACCATGGACGGAGATAAAGCTAGTAAAGAAAG ATATGCGCAAGATGGCTTAATCAATAAGCAAAGTAACTGCAGAGAGAGCCATGAGTCTCTAAAGGAGAGAACT ATCTTTGAAGTTCAAGGCTCAAGCTCAAATC TGGATGTTTCTGTAACTCGAGCAAATGCCATTGAGAATGTTAACTTCAAAACAAACTCGGAGTTGTCATCAAATGGCATATCTAGTGGTAGTCCTCCCCTTTCCTCAACCAAACTTAATGGTCGGGATAATGAGCGGCACAGTCATGAGCAGCAGACTCCAGGCAAGAATCCTTGTTTGGGCTCTACTTCCTCTGGTGCTCCAACTACCTCAGTCTCATGCGTCAGCTCATCATCAGATCCAGCTGATTTGGTGCCTTCATGTGGTTCAATTCAGAATGCTAGTACAAAG GAGTCTAAGCTCAACCCTGGGGCAAAGATATTTTCTCCATCTGCTTTGCAGCATAGAACTGTTACACCTCCTGTGATCCCAACAATAACTTACATGCCAGATTCATGTCTTGTAGTACCTGTTGCTACAGTAGAGCCTGAAGTTGAAATCATCCCGTTTTCTCCTCGTCCATCTGTGCCCATCAAGTTTGTCCCGTATAATAATTTGGCAGTTGTAAATGGTGATTTGGATGTACAGTATGCTCAACCG ACAATTGGATACATGGGAAGCAGGACTCAGCCAGCTAGGTATGCCAGTCAGTATCACCATCTTCAGGCTGCAAATGGTTATGTGCatccaaattctcaaaat GCTATGGTTGGACGATTGGGACCGCTTGTTTATATGCATCCTCTTTCTCAT GACATCGTTCAGAGTGCAGTGGGGTTCTCTCAAGTATCTTCACGTCCTCCATTAATTCCACATCAGATCCATCCTCCTAAGCATCAAG TAAGTACAACACCTCAAGCACTTCAGCTATATGTGACCTCCCCAGTTATAACAGGGCTACAACCATTCACTATGCCAAGCATTCCTATTACACAGCCGTCTTTTCCTGTTATGCGGCCGATGCAAGTCCCAGAATCTGATGGTTTTCTGCCTATCAAGTTCGCGTGA
- the LOC107856367 gene encoding uncharacterized protein LOC107856367 isoform X1, giving the protein MGYKFTAEDGGATLSDALLFTTMCIIGLPVDVYIKDGAVYSGIFHTASVDDDDDYAIVLKRAKMTKKGSRESNVAHGGLIETLVILSEDLVQVVAKGVVVSADNIPGHFNGDNIGTVCSNITYPECKTKDMKATKSKLSTMDGDKASKERYAQDGLINKQSNCRESHESLKERTIFEVQGSSSNLDVSVTRANAIENVNFKTNSELSSNGISSGSPPLSSTKLNGRDNERHSHEQQTPGKNPCLGSTSSGAPTTSVSCVSSSSDPADLVPSCGSIQNASTKESKLNPGAKIFSPSALQHRTVTPPVIPTITYMPDSCLVVPVATVEPEVEIIPFSPRPSVPIKFVPYNNLAVVNGDLDVQYAQPTIGYMGSRTQPARYASQYHHLQAANGYVHPNSQNAMVGRLGPLVYMHPLSHDIVQSAVGFSQVSSRPPLIPHQIHPPKHQVSTTPQALQLYVTSPVITGLQPFTMPSIPITQPSFPVMRPMQVPESDGFLPIKFA; this is encoded by the exons ATGGGTTACAAATTTACGGCGGAAGATGGCGGTGCTACACTTAGCGATGCTTTGTTATTCACTACTATGTGTATTATTGGTTTACCTGTTGATGTTTATATCAAAGATGGTGCTGTTTATTCCGGTATTTTTCATACTGCTtctgttgatgatgatgatgattatg CTATTGTTTTGAAGAGGGCAAAGATGACTAAGAAGGGTAGTCGAGAGTCGAATGTTGCACATGGAGGTTTGATAGAAACACTCGTAATTCTGTCCGAAGATCTTGTCCAAGTTGTCGCAAAG GGGGTTGTGGTATCTGCTGATAATATTCCAGGACATTTCAATGGAGATAATATAGGTACCGTTTGTAGCAATATCACTTATCCCGAATGCAAGACGAAGGATATGAAAGCAACAAAGTCCAAGTTGTCTACCATGGACGGAGATAAAGCTAGTAAAGAAAG ATATGCGCAAGATGGCTTAATCAATAAGCAAAGTAACTGCAGAGAGAGCCATGAGTCTCTAAAGGAGAGAACT ATCTTTGAAGTTCAAGGCTCAAGCTCAAATC TGGATGTTTCTGTAACTCGAGCAAATGCCATTGAGAATGTTAACTTCAAAACAAACTCGGAGTTGTCATCAAATGGCATATCTAGTGGTAGTCCTCCCCTTTCCTCAACCAAACTTAATGGTCGGGATAATGAGCGGCACAGTCATGAGCAGCAGACTCCAGGCAAGAATCCTTGTTTGGGCTCTACTTCCTCTGGTGCTCCAACTACCTCAGTCTCATGCGTCAGCTCATCATCAGATCCAGCTGATTTGGTGCCTTCATGTGGTTCAATTCAGAATGCTAGTACAAAG GAGTCTAAGCTCAACCCTGGGGCAAAGATATTTTCTCCATCTGCTTTGCAGCATAGAACTGTTACACCTCCTGTGATCCCAACAATAACTTACATGCCAGATTCATGTCTTGTAGTACCTGTTGCTACAGTAGAGCCTGAAGTTGAAATCATCCCGTTTTCTCCTCGTCCATCTGTGCCCATCAAGTTTGTCCCGTATAATAATTTGGCAGTTGTAAATGGTGATTTGGATGTACAGTATGCTCAACCG ACAATTGGATACATGGGAAGCAGGACTCAGCCAGCTAGGTATGCCAGTCAGTATCACCATCTTCAGGCTGCAAATGGTTATGTGCatccaaattctcaaaat GCTATGGTTGGACGATTGGGACCGCTTGTTTATATGCATCCTCTTTCTCAT GACATCGTTCAGAGTGCAGTGGGGTTCTCTCAAGTATCTTCACGTCCTCCATTAATTCCACATCAGATCCATCCTCCTAAGCATCAAG TAAGTACAACACCTCAAGCACTTCAGCTATATGTGACCTCCCCAGTTATAACAGGGCTACAACCATTCACTATGCCAAGCATTCCTATTACACAGCCGTCTTTTCCTGTTATGCGGCCGATGCAAGTCCCAGAATCTGATGGTTTTCTGCCTATCAAGTTCGCGTGA
- the LOC107856367 gene encoding uncharacterized protein LOC107856367 isoform X3 → MGYKFTAEDGGATLSDALLFTTMCIIGLPVDVYIKDGAVYSGIFHTASVDDDDDYAIVLKRAKMTKKGSRESNVAHGGLIETLVILSEDLVQVVAKGVVVSADNIPGHFNGDNIGTVCSNITYPECKTKDMKATKSKLSTMDGDKASKERYAQDGLINKQSNCRESHESLKERTIFEVQGSSSNLDVSVTRANAIENVNFKTNSELSSNGISSGSPPLSSTKLNGRDNERHSHEQQTPGKNPCLGSTSSGAPTTSVSCVSSSSDPADLVPSCGSIQNASTKESKLNPGAKIFSPSALQHRTVTPPVIPTITYMPDSCLVVPVATVEPEVEIIPFSPRPSVPIKFVPYNNLAVVNGDLDVQYAQPTIGYMGSRTQPARYASQYHHLQAANGYVHPNSQNAMVGRLGPLVYMHPLSHDIVQSAVGFSQVSSRPPLIPHQIHPPKHQAQ, encoded by the exons ATGGGTTACAAATTTACGGCGGAAGATGGCGGTGCTACACTTAGCGATGCTTTGTTATTCACTACTATGTGTATTATTGGTTTACCTGTTGATGTTTATATCAAAGATGGTGCTGTTTATTCCGGTATTTTTCATACTGCTtctgttgatgatgatgatgattatg CTATTGTTTTGAAGAGGGCAAAGATGACTAAGAAGGGTAGTCGAGAGTCGAATGTTGCACATGGAGGTTTGATAGAAACACTCGTAATTCTGTCCGAAGATCTTGTCCAAGTTGTCGCAAAG GGGGTTGTGGTATCTGCTGATAATATTCCAGGACATTTCAATGGAGATAATATAGGTACCGTTTGTAGCAATATCACTTATCCCGAATGCAAGACGAAGGATATGAAAGCAACAAAGTCCAAGTTGTCTACCATGGACGGAGATAAAGCTAGTAAAGAAAG ATATGCGCAAGATGGCTTAATCAATAAGCAAAGTAACTGCAGAGAGAGCCATGAGTCTCTAAAGGAGAGAACT ATCTTTGAAGTTCAAGGCTCAAGCTCAAATC TGGATGTTTCTGTAACTCGAGCAAATGCCATTGAGAATGTTAACTTCAAAACAAACTCGGAGTTGTCATCAAATGGCATATCTAGTGGTAGTCCTCCCCTTTCCTCAACCAAACTTAATGGTCGGGATAATGAGCGGCACAGTCATGAGCAGCAGACTCCAGGCAAGAATCCTTGTTTGGGCTCTACTTCCTCTGGTGCTCCAACTACCTCAGTCTCATGCGTCAGCTCATCATCAGATCCAGCTGATTTGGTGCCTTCATGTGGTTCAATTCAGAATGCTAGTACAAAG GAGTCTAAGCTCAACCCTGGGGCAAAGATATTTTCTCCATCTGCTTTGCAGCATAGAACTGTTACACCTCCTGTGATCCCAACAATAACTTACATGCCAGATTCATGTCTTGTAGTACCTGTTGCTACAGTAGAGCCTGAAGTTGAAATCATCCCGTTTTCTCCTCGTCCATCTGTGCCCATCAAGTTTGTCCCGTATAATAATTTGGCAGTTGTAAATGGTGATTTGGATGTACAGTATGCTCAACCG ACAATTGGATACATGGGAAGCAGGACTCAGCCAGCTAGGTATGCCAGTCAGTATCACCATCTTCAGGCTGCAAATGGTTATGTGCatccaaattctcaaaat GCTATGGTTGGACGATTGGGACCGCTTGTTTATATGCATCCTCTTTCTCAT GACATCGTTCAGAGTGCAGTGGGGTTCTCTCAAGTATCTTCACGTCCTCCATTAATTCCACATCAGATCCATCCTCCTAAGCATCAAG CACAATAA